The segment ttgcttgtagacttggccttctggcactattaatctgagcaatgagacccagagcaccactcagtgtttcagatgttgACATATTGACACCTTTGTGGACAGTCCTGTGCTGGAGAACCTAGGCTTGTCTAcatgtcatgtgtttttatgtgtgtgtttatctatgtGATGAGCTTGTCTCTCTTTCCTACTCTCCAGTCAGGATGTGACTGGAGAAGTATACTATTTCAACTTCTCCACGGGCCAGTCCACCTGGGACCACCCCTGTGATGAGCACTACCGCCAACTAGTGGCCCAGGAGCGGGAGTGTGCTCAGCCATGCCACGGCCATGCcatggatgaagaggaggaggatgaagagccgAAGAAGGCGTCTgtccatgaggtgaaaacacctgctagaatataatgctctgatttttagctcactgtcacctttgtagtCTTTACACTGCAGTTGTTCACACATTATGTTCCCAGCTTTtatacacatttatacagcgccactaacatcactgtgtgtgctcacgtgatcttggtgttactgtagcaccttgctctacctgtcacacacacacacacacacacacacacacgcacacacacacacacacacacacacacacacacacacacacacacacacacacacacagatcttgtgaatgtctgtacatgcatgtttatgcatgtgtgtttgcatgtgttggtgtgtttgtctgtgtatgagcaggacagtgaaCTCAGGGTGGCAGAGGAGACTGAGCTGGACGTGGacgaagaaaagaaaaagagagagaaggagtgtgtgtgtgtgtgtgagtgtatgtgtggtgagttgtctggtctgttgcaggaggtgagggaggaggtgcagagggagcacagcaggaagctggagcagctgtcgCAGGAGTACCAGGAGCAGCTCTTCACCCTCAGACATgagcacctggaggaggtgcagagggagcacagcaggaagcTGGAGCAGGTGTCGCAGGAGCACCAGGAGCAGCTCTTCACCCTCAGACAAaagcacctggaggaggtgtggcagggagaattcatttactcacagctcagtgatcacctgagagaccgagccaatgtgtgttcatcacacggtgtgtgtgcaggagagcgtggagagggagcgcttgttgagggctcaactggaggagagggagaggatgcaGGCTTCGCACACGTCCCAGCTGGATCAGCTCAGACTACAGCTCGActctcagctccaacacacccacaaaataCACATGCAGAAAGTAAGATCCCACACCCATACGATACTCACGTGCAAAAACGCCTCTTCTGCCGTACCCAgtcgggtgtttatgtgtataaagacggtgagagttgtttgtatttgtttgtttttcttgtgtgtgtgtttaggcgttagaagtgcagaagatgattgagcaactggacatgaaaaccaaagagctcaaaactcaggaactgctactccaaactcaggtactttacctgcgttatttgagtgtgtgtgtgtgtgtgggtgtgctactccaaactgagatactttacctgctttatttgagtgtgtgtgtgtgtgtgtgtgtgggtgtgctactccaaacttagatactttacctgctttatttgagtgtgtgtgtgtgtgtgtgtgtgtgtgtgggtgtgcaacaccaagctcaggtactttacctgctttatttgagtgtgtgggtgtgtgtgcgctactccaaactcaggtactttagctactttgagtgtgtatgtgcaactGGTACACTGAGCTCCATTGTATTAGGTGCCCGTATAGCTGTAGTTATAAGTTACTAATCATTCGTCAGTCAGTTCTTTGTGCTGAGAAGTTAACTGACTCAATGACctgttttgaagaaaaaaaatgaataggtcatgtctggagtgtgtgtgtgcgtgtgcatgtgcgtgcatgcatgtgtgtgaatcttcagtccagtcactcagctgcctgataaaatgatctgtgtgtgtgtttgtactgttggtctgtaggctgcagatttgaagaagaggagacaacagctgagtgaggaaggagatgaagttgagaaggggatagaggtgagtgtgtgtgaccaggtgtgtgtgtgtgtgtgtgtgtgtgtgtgtttcattgtgaactgttatgctaggttgtgtgtgtcccccaggtgtgtgtgtgtgtgtgtgtgtgtgtgtgtgtgtgtgtgtgtgtgtgtgtgtgtgtgtgtgtgtcattgtgaactgttatgttaggttgtgtgtttgtgtgtcccccAGGCTCTCTCACGTGTCCTGAGAGAACGGGACAGTCTGCGTGCAGAGCTGGACCAAttaagagatgagaggaggagagaaagggaggagctggataaagagagagagggaaggaggagggagagggaggagagcaagaggatgatggaggagagagaaaaactTCAGGCTAGATGTGATGAACTCCACAGAAGGCtcaggtaatacacacacaaacacacacacacacacacacacacacacacacacacacacacacacacacacacacacacacatacacacacattagcttTGACCAAGTCAGTACTGGTCTCTGGTGACACAAATGCAAGgtacacagagtgtgtacatgtacagatctgtgttggtgtggaggGCTCCCTCCAAGTGGAGGAAatggaacctcctctctcccctgtgcccacctcccacaaccTCCCGCAGCATAGACAagtatgtgggtgtgggtgggtgtgggtggggagggaggctgtccgattgtatgtatttatcatatgtttatatactcgtttgtaatctcctctctctctctctctctctctctctctctctctctctctctctctctctctctctctagcttgcaGGAGTATATTTCAG is part of the Brachyhypopomus gauderio isolate BG-103 unplaced genomic scaffold, BGAUD_0.2 sc164, whole genome shotgun sequence genome and harbors:
- the LOC143501236 gene encoding uncharacterized protein LOC143501236 isoform X5 gives rise to the protein MTADALRRPVGDQLILEEDENYLPSEQEVHEYAREIGIDPDGEPELLWLAREGIVAPLPPDWKPCQDVTGEVYYFNFSTGQSTWDHPCDEHYRQLVAQERECAQPCHGHAMDEEEEDEEPKKASVHEDSELRVAEETELDVDEEKKKREKECVCVCECMCGELSGLLQEVREEVQREHSRKLEQLSQEYQEQLFTLRHEHLEEVQREHSRKLEQVSQEHQEQLFTLRQKHLEEESVERERLLRAQLEERERMQASHTSQLDQLRLQLDSQLQHTHKIHMQKALEVQKMIEQLDMKTKELKTQELLLQTQAADLKKRRQQLSEEGDEVEKGIEALSRVLRERDSLRAELDQLRDERRREREELDKEREGRRREREESKRMMEEREKLQARCDELHRRLRSVLVWRAPSKWRKWNLLSPLCPPPTTSRSIDNLQEYISGEGVQQRARQFLEKQTSCLRVRQAALRTAHPSPQRSAAGGSAQPLCQEVSELEKLRERVQKGHAILRKKEERLGQLETSLAEELSCDEGERLVGDRRVSDVTESETSGVCGQEETTHARPVKVQQLAESLQQISGQLNTVLGELESFTGRSVQPLPQPPPSSSFPPAPSWAWTPSPASSSVAQNSFLHSTINGVSMDTSARYPMRATRAYSGYTPASLSSELDGQRLQRLIDDNKRWLESRRKDPNVPLFTRYPAAPHTNGLVQLSLDKKNQIKVYHY
- the LOC143501236 gene encoding uncharacterized protein LOC143501236 isoform X2 encodes the protein MTADALRRPVGDQLILEEDENYLPSEQEVHEYAREIGIDPDGEPELLWLAREGIVAPLPPDWKPCQDVTGEVYYFNFSTGQSTWDHPCDEHYRQLVAQERECAQPCHGHAMDEEEEDEEPKKASVHEDSELRVAEETELDVDEEKKKREKECVCVCECMCGELSGLLQEVREEVQREHSRKLEQLSQEYQEQLFTLRHEHLEEVQREHSRKLEQVSQEHQEQLFTLRQKHLEEESVERERLLRAQLEERERMQASHTSQLDQLRLQLDSQLQHTHKIHMQKALEVQKMIEQLDMKTKELKTQELLLQTQAADLKKRRQQLSEEGDEVEKGIEALSRVLRERDSLRAELDQLRDERRREREELDKEREGRRREREESKRMMEEREKLQARCDELHRRLRSVLVWRAPSKWRKWNLLSPLCPPPTTSRSIDNLQEYISGEGVQQRARQFLEKQTSCLRVRQAALRTAHPSPQRSAAGGSAQPLCQEVSELEKLRERVQKGHAILRKKEERLGQLETSLAEELSCDEGERLVGDRRVSDVTESETSGVCGQEETTHARPVKVQQLAESLQQISGQLNTVLGELESFTGRSVQPLPQPPPSSSFPPAPSWAWTPSPASSSVAQNSFLHSTINGVSMDTSARYPMRATRAYSGYTPASLSSELDGQRLQRLIDDNKRWLESRRKDPNVYPFTISLPLSLYTCLSSHATQLPRTPMGWSSSAWTRRIRSRSTITEEAQPTDVH